In Bactrocera oleae isolate idBacOlea1 chromosome 3, idBacOlea1, whole genome shotgun sequence, a genomic segment contains:
- the CadN2 gene encoding putative neural-cadherin 2 isoform X2, whose protein sequence is MDFSALQLQMHIWKLLLIVTKFVRIGIADKNDSPPYFDRFLYETEIDENADLQTTVLTVNAKNHNDSSNIRYQITGGNIGNAFGVQNTTGAIFVASPLDYETRPRYELRLEASRNRKTNYTTVVINVRDVNDNPPSFDRQTYRTQITEEDDRNLPKRILQVTATDGDVDRPMSIVYFLTGQGIDPDNTANSKFDINRTTGDIFVLKPLDRDQPHGRPQWRFTVFAQDEGGEGLVGYADIQVNLKDINDNAPQFPQGIYFGNITENGTAGLSVMTMSAVDYDDPNEGTNAKLIYSIEKNVIEEETGAAIFEIEPETGVIKTAVCCLDRERTPDYSIQVVAMDGGGLKGTGTASIRVKDLNDMPPQFTKDEWFTEVDETNGTAIPDAPILTVTVQDEDETNSFQYKVVPNSGFGAEKFAMVRNVDGTGSLKITQPLDYEDPLQSSGFRFRIQVNDMGDDSDSDKYHVAYSWVVVKLRDINDNEPHFERDHIEVAVYEDTKVGTILEQFRASDADQGGHSRVTYHILRASNKKRQFAISTKGAVSVQRPLDREETDRHFVQLLAIDDGSTPRTATATLTVIVKDVNDNAPVFAKDYRPVLPENVSPRKIVEIAAKDADDRARGNGGPFTFRLDPLASDLIRSSFKVEHDRRGDNGNGIAIVSSLRPFDREQQKSYLIPIEIKDNGTPPMTGTSTLTVIIGDVNDNKMLPGSKEVVVYNYQGQSHDTQIGRVYVHDLDDWDVPDKKYYWEAQEHQRFKLDTDTGIVMMRAGTRRGRYQLRFKVYDREQGQVDVPANMTVIVRDITHEAVQQAGSMRLAGISDEDFVRVWDYTQHKLQQSKLERFREKLAELLYTDRDYVDVFSVQLKSEHPLVTDIHFAARSPTQQPYFKAVRLNGVVLMHREEIEKEVGINITMVGIDECLFERRHCEGSCTNHVEIHNRTPYTVSVNKTALVGVRLNTNAECVCKARTFTREETCRTHHCYNGGRCVDTRSGPRCVACPVGYNGPRCQQTTRSFRGNGWAWYPALQLCEQSHLSLEFITKEADGLILYNGPIVPPKLGEYLLRDFISIELEQGYPRLLIDFGSGTLELRVKTKKMLDDGVWHRLDVFWDSENVRMVIDFCRSAEVFEMEDGSAPEFDDNSCQARGLIPPFSEALNLNVPLQLGGIYRQHFDQTLYHWQYAFTSKGFDGCIRNLIHNSEHYDLAFPALARNSYPACPQTDEVCLKTEHTARCWEQGNCVASLVQAKCYCRPGWTGLSCNFPTIPTTFKPQSYVKFALSFEPDRFSTQLQLRFRTREQQGELFRVSDQHQREYAILELSRGHLQLRFNLNSLRAEEKRLQLNAIAVNDGQWHVVRFNRYGSAALLELDGGEGRRYNETYNFAGHQWLSIDKQEGVYAGGKAEYTGLKTFEVQSDFQRSCLDDIRLDGKHLPLPPSINGTQWGQATMARNLERNCPSNRPCSNVICPDPFDCVDLWNEYECTCSEGRIMSADTKGCVDRNECLDLPCLNGATCINLEPRLRYRCICAEGYWGENCELMQESQRLKLSMGALGAIFICLVIILMLSLLFVLYNRKRKTTKKKRAGPEKDVRETVISYDDEGGGEDDMTAFDITPLQIPIGAGGNMPPDIATCKMPIIYPVMTLLPGQEVNVGFLMEERKKRFDKDPNAPPFDDLRNFTFEGSGSIAESLSSLASGTDDENQDYNYLTGWGPRFNALAAMYVHHDHTKLTRVVATNEVAITSAAAAIKGSTTANMLAVPTVMGMGNNSGMLTKTTAAVIQEEDEDEEDEDEEEGNVAL, encoded by the exons GTTACTGCCACCGATGGTGACGTAGATAGGCCAATGAGTATTGTATACTTTCTCACCGGCCAGGGCATCGACCCGGATAACACAGCTAATAGTAAATTCGATATAAATCGTACAACGGGTGATATTTTTGTACTAAAG CCACTCGATCGTGATCAACCACATGGTAGACCGCAATGGCGATTTACAGTCTTCGCACAAGACGAAGGCGGCGAGGGATTGGTGGGCTATGCCGATATTCAAGTGAATCTAAAGGATATCAACGACAATGCTCCACAATTTCCGCAAGGAATTTATTTTGGTAATATAACAGAAAACGGTACCGCCGGGTTGTCAGTTATGACAATGTCAGCCGTTGATTACGACGATCCCAACGAGGGCACCAATGCCAAACTAATTtattcaattgaaaaaaatgtgatCGAGGAGGAGACTGGTGCCGCGATATTCGAAATAGAACCGGAAACGGGCGTTATAAAGACTGCGGTGTGCTGTTTGGATCGTGAACGCACGCCCGACTACTCTATACAGGTGGTTGCGATGGACGGCGGTGGTTTAAAAG GCACTGGCACCGCTTCGATACGGGTTAAGGATTTGAATGATATGCCACCGCAATTCACGAAAGACGAGTGGTTTACCGAGGTAGACGAAACGAACGGTACTGCCATCCCCGACGCGCCTATACTTACAGTGACCGTGCAAGATGAGGACGAAACAAATTCATTTCAGTACAAAGTGGTGCCGAACAGCGGCTTTGGCGCCGAGAAATTCGCTATGGTGCGGAATGTTGATGGTACTGGTTCCTTGAAAATCACACAGCCGCTCGACTATGAGGATCCGCTGCAAAGCAGTGGTTTCCGATTTCGCATACAAGTCAACGATATGGGCGACGACAGTGACAGTGATAAATATCACGTGGCGTATTCATGGGTGGTAGTCAAATTACGCGACATCAACGATAACGAACCGCACTTTGAGCGTGATCATATCGAAGTGGCCGTCTACGAGGATACCAAAGTAGGTACAATACTTGAACAGTTTCGCGCATCGGATGCTGATCAAGGCGGGCACAGTAGAGTAACTTATCACATTTTGCGAGCCTCAAATAAGAAACGTCAATTCGCCATCAGTACGAAAGGTGCAGTTAGCGTACAACGACCGTTGGATCGCGAAGAAACTGATCGACATTTTGTACAACTATTAGCTATCGATGATGGGAGTACGCCGCGTACAGCTACCGCTACATTAACGGTTATAGTGAAGGATGTTAATGACAATGCGCCGGTTTTCGCGAAGGATTACCGACCGGTATTGCCGGAGAATGTGTCGCCGCGAAAAATTGTGGAAATTGCAGCGAAAGATGCTGACGATCGAGCTCGTGGCAACGGTGGTCCGTTCACCTTTCGACTGGACCCCCTTGCCAGTGATTTGATACGTTCGAGCTTCAAAGTAGAGCATGACAGAC GCGGTGACAATGGCAATGGCATAGCAATTGTTTCGTCACTACGTCCCTTTGATCGGGAACAGCAAAAGTCCTACCTCATACCAATTGAGATTAAGGACAACGGCACACCACCCATGACGGGCACCAGCACTCTAACTGTCATTATTGGCGATGTGAATGATAATAAAATGCTGCCGGGCAGCAAGGAAGTTGTTGTCTACAATTACCAAGGACAATCGCATGACACGCAAATAGGGCGCGTGTACGTACACGACCTAGATGATTGGGATGTGCCGGACAAGAAGTACTATTGGGAAGCGCAAGAACATCAGCGCTTCAAATTGGATACGGACACGGGCATCGTTATGATGCGCGCGGGCACACGTCGTGGACGCTATCAACTGCGCTTCAAAGTTTACGATCGAGAACAAGGACAGGTGGATGTGCCAGCGAATATGACTGTGATAGTACGTGATATCACACATGAGGCGGTCCAACAAGCGGGGTCTATGCGCTTGGCTGGTATAAGTGATGAGGACTTCGTGCGTGTGTGGGACTATACACAGCATAAACTGCAACAGTCCAAGCTTGAGCGGTTTCGCGAGAAACTAGCAGAATTGCTGTATACGGATCGTGACTATGTCGACGTGTTTAGCGTGCAGCTGAAGTCGGAGCATCCCTTAGTAACGGATATACATTTTGCTGCGCGTTCACCAACCCAACAGCCATACTTTAAGGCAGTGCGTCTGAACGGTGTGGTGCTTATGCATCGCGAAGAGATCGAGAAAGAGGTGGGTATTAACATCACCATGGTCGGCATTGATGAGTGTTTGTTTGAGCGACGACACTGTGAAGGTTCCTGCACAAATCATGTGGAGATACATAACCGTACGCCGTACACGGTAAGTGTTAATAAAACAGCGCTGGTTGGAGTGCGTCTTAACACGAACGCTGAATGTGTTTGCAAGGCGCGCACTTTCACTCGTGAAGAGACATGTCGTACACATCATTGCTATAATGGCGGGCGTTGCGTTGATACTCGCAGTGGGCCCAGGTGTGTCGCCTGTCCAGTAGGCTATAATGGGCCGCGCTGCCAGCAGACCACACGCAGTTTTCGAGGCAACGGCTGGGCTTGGTATCCAGCACTGCAGTTGTGCGAGCAGTCACATCTCAGTCTCGAATTTATCACAAAAGAAGCGGATGGTCTTATACTATACAATGGACCAATAGTACCACCCAAACTGGGCGAATACCTGTTGCGCGATTTCATTTCCATTGAGCTGGAACAGGGCTACCCACGCTTACTCATCGACTTTGGCTCAGGTACATTGGAGTTGAGagtgaaaacgaaaaaaatgctAGATGATGGCGTTTGGCACCGTTTAGATGTGTTTTGGGATAGTGAAAATGTACGCATGGTGATAGATTTCTGCCGCAGTGCTGAAGTATTTGAAATGGAGGATGGCTCTGCGCCCGAGTTCGATGACAATTCCTGCCAGGCACGTGGCCTAATACCACCCTTCAGCGAAGCACTGAATCTAAATGTACCTCTGCAACTTGGTGGCATCTATCGACAACATTTCGATCAAACACTTTATCACTGGCAGTATGCATTTACGTCAAAAGGCTTTGACGGCTGCATACGTAATCTTATACACAATTCGGAGCATTACGATCTAGCATTTCCCGCGCTGGCACGCAATAGCTATCCCGCCTGCCCTCAAACGGACGAAGTTTGCTTAAAAACGGAACACACAGCTCGCTGTTGGGAACAAGGTAATTGTGTTGCCAGCCTAGTACAAGCCAAATGCTACTGCCGACCCGGCTGGACGGGTCTATCTTGCAACTTTCCCACCATACCTACCACATTTAAACCGCAAAGTTATGTTAAATTTGCGCTGAGCTTCGAGCCGGATCGTTTCAGCACGCAGCTCCAATTACGCTTCCGTACGCGCGAGCAACAAGGCGAACTATTTAGAGTTAGCGATCAGCATCAACGTGAATATGCAATACTCGAACTGAGCCGCGGCCACCTGCAGTTGCGGTTCAACTTAAATTCTTTGCGCGCCGAAGAAAAACGCTTACAATTGAATGCCATCGCTGTCAACGATGGTCAATGGCATGTGGTGCGTTTCAATCGATATGGCTCGGCAGCTCTGCTGGAACTGGATGGTGGCGAGGGTCGGCGTTACAACGAAACATATAATTTTGCTGGCCATCAGTGGCTATCCATTGACAAGCAGGAGGGCGTTTATGCGGGTGGCAAAGCGGAGTATACCGGCTTAAAAACCTTTGAAGTACAATCGGATTTTCAAAGAAGTTGCCTGGACGATATTAG ATTGGATGGCAAACACTTGCCACTGCCACCTTCAATAAATGGCACGCAATGGGGTCAGGCGACGATGGCGCGCAATCTGGAGCGTAACTGCCCATCAAATCGACCGTGTTCAAATGTAATCTGTCCGGATCCGTTTGATTGTGTCGACCTGTGGAATGAATACGAATGCAC cTGCAGTGAAGGACGCATCATGTCCGCGGACACGAAAGGCTGCGTCGACCGAAACGAATGTCTCGACTTGCCTTGTCTGAATGGCGCAACATGTATAAATCTCGAACCCCGCCTCCGTTATCGCTGTATCTGTGCCGAAGGATATTGGGGCGAAAACTGTGAGTTGATGCAAGAAAGTCAACGTCTCAAGCTGAGCATGGGTGCGCTGGGAGCGATCTTCATATGTCTCGTTATTATATTAA TGCTTTCACTGCTGTTCGTGCTATATAACCGCAAACGCAAGACAACGAAGAAGAAACGTGCCGGTCCGGAAAAGGACGTACGTGAGACTGTTATCAGTTATGACGATGAAGGTGGCGGCGAAGACGATATGACAGCGTTCGACATAACACCACTGCAAATACCCATCGGCGCCGGCGGTAATATGCCACCAGATATTGCCACCTGCAAGATGCCAATAATAT ATCCCGTTATGACACTTCTGCCCGGCCAAGAAGTGAATGTTGGTTTCCTGATGGAGGAACGCAAGAAACGCTTCGATAAGGACCCGAATGCGCCACCGTTCGACGACTTGCGCAACTTCACCTTCGAGGGCAGCGGTAGCATAGCCGAGTCGCTGAGCTCCTTGGCCTCAG GCACCGATGATGAGAACCAAGACTACAACTATTTGACGGGCTGGGGGCCGCGATTCAATGCGCTCGCCGCAATGTATGTGCATCACGACCATACGAAGCTGACGCGGGTAGTGGCGACAAACGAAGTGGCTATAACTTCAGCTGCAGCGGCTATAAAGGGGAGTACGACGGCTAATATGCTGGCCGTACCCACGGTGATGGGTATGGGCAACAATTCGGGcatgttaacaaaaacaacagctgcGGTAATTCAAGAAGAAGATGAAGATGAGGAGGACGAGGATGAGGAGGAGGGTAACGTGGCGTTATAA
- the CadN2 gene encoding putative neural-cadherin 2 isoform X1 gives MDFSALQLQMHIWKLLLIVTKFVRIGIADKNDSPPYFDRFLYETEIDENADLQTTVLTVNAKNHNDSSNIRYQITGGNIGNAFGVQNTTGAIFVASPLDYETRPRYELRLEASRNRKTNYTTVVINVRDVNDNPPSFDRQTYRTQITEEDDRNLPKRILQVTATDGDVDRPMSIVYFLTGQGIDPDNTANSKFDINRTTGDIFVLKPLDRDQPHGRPQWRFTVFAQDEGGEGLVGYADIQVNLKDINDNAPQFPQGIYFGNITENGTAGLSVMTMSAVDYDDPNEGTNAKLIYSIEKNVIEEETGAAIFEIEPETGVIKTAVCCLDRERTPDYSIQVVAMDGGGLKGTGTASIRVKDLNDMPPQFTKDEWFTEVDETNGTAIPDAPILTVTVQDEDETNSFQYKVVPNSGFGAEKFAMVRNVDGTGSLKITQPLDYEDPLQSSGFRFRIQVNDMGDDSDSDKYHVAYSWVVVKLRDINDNEPHFERDHIEVAVYEDTKVGTILEQFRASDADQGGHSRVTYHILRASNKKRQFAISTKGAVSVQRPLDREETDRHFVQLLAIDDGSTPRTATATLTVIVKDVNDNAPVFAKDYRPVLPENVSPRKIVEIAAKDADDRARGNGGPFTFRLDPLASDLIRSSFKVEHDRRGDNGNGIAIVSSLRPFDREQQKSYLIPIEIKDNGTPPMTGTSTLTVIIGDVNDNKMLPGSKEVVVYNYQGQSHDTQIGRVYVHDLDDWDVPDKKYYWEAQEHQRFKLDTDTGIVMMRAGTRRGRYQLRFKVYDREQGQVDVPANMTVIVRDITHEAVQQAGSMRLAGISDEDFVRVWDYTQHKLQQSKLERFREKLAELLYTDRDYVDVFSVQLKSEHPLVTDIHFAARSPTQQPYFKAVRLNGVVLMHREEIEKEVGINITMVGIDECLFERRHCEGSCTNHVEIHNRTPYTVSVNKTALVGVRLNTNAECVCKARTFTREETCRTHHCYNGGRCVDTRSGPRCVACPVGYNGPRCQQTTRSFRGNGWAWYPALQLCEQSHLSLEFITKEADGLILYNGPIVPPKLGEYLLRDFISIELEQGYPRLLIDFGSGTLELRVKTKKMLDDGVWHRLDVFWDSENVRMVIDFCRSAEVFEMEDGSAPEFDDNSCQARGLIPPFSEALNLNVPLQLGGIYRQHFDQTLYHWQYAFTSKGFDGCIRNLIHNSEHYDLAFPALARNSYPACPQTDEVCLKTEHTARCWEQGNCVASLVQAKCYCRPGWTGLSCNFPTIPTTFKPQSYVKFALSFEPDRFSTQLQLRFRTREQQGELFRVSDQHQREYAILELSRGHLQLRFNLNSLRAEEKRLQLNAIAVNDGQWHVVRFNRYGSAALLELDGGEGRRYNETYNFAGHQWLSIDKQEGVYAGGKAEYTGLKTFEVQSDFQRSCLDDIRLDGKHLPLPPSINGTQWGQATMARNLERNCPSNRPCSNVICPDPFDCVDLWNEYECTCSEGRIMSADTKGCVDRNECLDLPCLNGATCINLEPRLRYRCICAEGYWGENCELMQESQRLKLSMGALGAIFICLVIILMLSLLFVLYNRKRKTTKKKRAGPEKDVRETVISYDDEGGGEDDMTAFDITPLQIPIGAGGNMPPDIATCKMPIIYPVMTLLPGQEVNVGFLMEERKKRFDKDPNAPPFDDLRNFTFEGSGSIAESLSSLASGAYRHTPTTVATTSFMHCTDDENQDYNYLTGWGPRFNALAAMYVHHDHTKLTRVVATNEVAITSAAAAIKGSTTANMLAVPTVMGMGNNSGMLTKTTAAVIQEEDEDEEDEDEEEGNVAL, from the exons GTTACTGCCACCGATGGTGACGTAGATAGGCCAATGAGTATTGTATACTTTCTCACCGGCCAGGGCATCGACCCGGATAACACAGCTAATAGTAAATTCGATATAAATCGTACAACGGGTGATATTTTTGTACTAAAG CCACTCGATCGTGATCAACCACATGGTAGACCGCAATGGCGATTTACAGTCTTCGCACAAGACGAAGGCGGCGAGGGATTGGTGGGCTATGCCGATATTCAAGTGAATCTAAAGGATATCAACGACAATGCTCCACAATTTCCGCAAGGAATTTATTTTGGTAATATAACAGAAAACGGTACCGCCGGGTTGTCAGTTATGACAATGTCAGCCGTTGATTACGACGATCCCAACGAGGGCACCAATGCCAAACTAATTtattcaattgaaaaaaatgtgatCGAGGAGGAGACTGGTGCCGCGATATTCGAAATAGAACCGGAAACGGGCGTTATAAAGACTGCGGTGTGCTGTTTGGATCGTGAACGCACGCCCGACTACTCTATACAGGTGGTTGCGATGGACGGCGGTGGTTTAAAAG GCACTGGCACCGCTTCGATACGGGTTAAGGATTTGAATGATATGCCACCGCAATTCACGAAAGACGAGTGGTTTACCGAGGTAGACGAAACGAACGGTACTGCCATCCCCGACGCGCCTATACTTACAGTGACCGTGCAAGATGAGGACGAAACAAATTCATTTCAGTACAAAGTGGTGCCGAACAGCGGCTTTGGCGCCGAGAAATTCGCTATGGTGCGGAATGTTGATGGTACTGGTTCCTTGAAAATCACACAGCCGCTCGACTATGAGGATCCGCTGCAAAGCAGTGGTTTCCGATTTCGCATACAAGTCAACGATATGGGCGACGACAGTGACAGTGATAAATATCACGTGGCGTATTCATGGGTGGTAGTCAAATTACGCGACATCAACGATAACGAACCGCACTTTGAGCGTGATCATATCGAAGTGGCCGTCTACGAGGATACCAAAGTAGGTACAATACTTGAACAGTTTCGCGCATCGGATGCTGATCAAGGCGGGCACAGTAGAGTAACTTATCACATTTTGCGAGCCTCAAATAAGAAACGTCAATTCGCCATCAGTACGAAAGGTGCAGTTAGCGTACAACGACCGTTGGATCGCGAAGAAACTGATCGACATTTTGTACAACTATTAGCTATCGATGATGGGAGTACGCCGCGTACAGCTACCGCTACATTAACGGTTATAGTGAAGGATGTTAATGACAATGCGCCGGTTTTCGCGAAGGATTACCGACCGGTATTGCCGGAGAATGTGTCGCCGCGAAAAATTGTGGAAATTGCAGCGAAAGATGCTGACGATCGAGCTCGTGGCAACGGTGGTCCGTTCACCTTTCGACTGGACCCCCTTGCCAGTGATTTGATACGTTCGAGCTTCAAAGTAGAGCATGACAGAC GCGGTGACAATGGCAATGGCATAGCAATTGTTTCGTCACTACGTCCCTTTGATCGGGAACAGCAAAAGTCCTACCTCATACCAATTGAGATTAAGGACAACGGCACACCACCCATGACGGGCACCAGCACTCTAACTGTCATTATTGGCGATGTGAATGATAATAAAATGCTGCCGGGCAGCAAGGAAGTTGTTGTCTACAATTACCAAGGACAATCGCATGACACGCAAATAGGGCGCGTGTACGTACACGACCTAGATGATTGGGATGTGCCGGACAAGAAGTACTATTGGGAAGCGCAAGAACATCAGCGCTTCAAATTGGATACGGACACGGGCATCGTTATGATGCGCGCGGGCACACGTCGTGGACGCTATCAACTGCGCTTCAAAGTTTACGATCGAGAACAAGGACAGGTGGATGTGCCAGCGAATATGACTGTGATAGTACGTGATATCACACATGAGGCGGTCCAACAAGCGGGGTCTATGCGCTTGGCTGGTATAAGTGATGAGGACTTCGTGCGTGTGTGGGACTATACACAGCATAAACTGCAACAGTCCAAGCTTGAGCGGTTTCGCGAGAAACTAGCAGAATTGCTGTATACGGATCGTGACTATGTCGACGTGTTTAGCGTGCAGCTGAAGTCGGAGCATCCCTTAGTAACGGATATACATTTTGCTGCGCGTTCACCAACCCAACAGCCATACTTTAAGGCAGTGCGTCTGAACGGTGTGGTGCTTATGCATCGCGAAGAGATCGAGAAAGAGGTGGGTATTAACATCACCATGGTCGGCATTGATGAGTGTTTGTTTGAGCGACGACACTGTGAAGGTTCCTGCACAAATCATGTGGAGATACATAACCGTACGCCGTACACGGTAAGTGTTAATAAAACAGCGCTGGTTGGAGTGCGTCTTAACACGAACGCTGAATGTGTTTGCAAGGCGCGCACTTTCACTCGTGAAGAGACATGTCGTACACATCATTGCTATAATGGCGGGCGTTGCGTTGATACTCGCAGTGGGCCCAGGTGTGTCGCCTGTCCAGTAGGCTATAATGGGCCGCGCTGCCAGCAGACCACACGCAGTTTTCGAGGCAACGGCTGGGCTTGGTATCCAGCACTGCAGTTGTGCGAGCAGTCACATCTCAGTCTCGAATTTATCACAAAAGAAGCGGATGGTCTTATACTATACAATGGACCAATAGTACCACCCAAACTGGGCGAATACCTGTTGCGCGATTTCATTTCCATTGAGCTGGAACAGGGCTACCCACGCTTACTCATCGACTTTGGCTCAGGTACATTGGAGTTGAGagtgaaaacgaaaaaaatgctAGATGATGGCGTTTGGCACCGTTTAGATGTGTTTTGGGATAGTGAAAATGTACGCATGGTGATAGATTTCTGCCGCAGTGCTGAAGTATTTGAAATGGAGGATGGCTCTGCGCCCGAGTTCGATGACAATTCCTGCCAGGCACGTGGCCTAATACCACCCTTCAGCGAAGCACTGAATCTAAATGTACCTCTGCAACTTGGTGGCATCTATCGACAACATTTCGATCAAACACTTTATCACTGGCAGTATGCATTTACGTCAAAAGGCTTTGACGGCTGCATACGTAATCTTATACACAATTCGGAGCATTACGATCTAGCATTTCCCGCGCTGGCACGCAATAGCTATCCCGCCTGCCCTCAAACGGACGAAGTTTGCTTAAAAACGGAACACACAGCTCGCTGTTGGGAACAAGGTAATTGTGTTGCCAGCCTAGTACAAGCCAAATGCTACTGCCGACCCGGCTGGACGGGTCTATCTTGCAACTTTCCCACCATACCTACCACATTTAAACCGCAAAGTTATGTTAAATTTGCGCTGAGCTTCGAGCCGGATCGTTTCAGCACGCAGCTCCAATTACGCTTCCGTACGCGCGAGCAACAAGGCGAACTATTTAGAGTTAGCGATCAGCATCAACGTGAATATGCAATACTCGAACTGAGCCGCGGCCACCTGCAGTTGCGGTTCAACTTAAATTCTTTGCGCGCCGAAGAAAAACGCTTACAATTGAATGCCATCGCTGTCAACGATGGTCAATGGCATGTGGTGCGTTTCAATCGATATGGCTCGGCAGCTCTGCTGGAACTGGATGGTGGCGAGGGTCGGCGTTACAACGAAACATATAATTTTGCTGGCCATCAGTGGCTATCCATTGACAAGCAGGAGGGCGTTTATGCGGGTGGCAAAGCGGAGTATACCGGCTTAAAAACCTTTGAAGTACAATCGGATTTTCAAAGAAGTTGCCTGGACGATATTAG ATTGGATGGCAAACACTTGCCACTGCCACCTTCAATAAATGGCACGCAATGGGGTCAGGCGACGATGGCGCGCAATCTGGAGCGTAACTGCCCATCAAATCGACCGTGTTCAAATGTAATCTGTCCGGATCCGTTTGATTGTGTCGACCTGTGGAATGAATACGAATGCAC cTGCAGTGAAGGACGCATCATGTCCGCGGACACGAAAGGCTGCGTCGACCGAAACGAATGTCTCGACTTGCCTTGTCTGAATGGCGCAACATGTATAAATCTCGAACCCCGCCTCCGTTATCGCTGTATCTGTGCCGAAGGATATTGGGGCGAAAACTGTGAGTTGATGCAAGAAAGTCAACGTCTCAAGCTGAGCATGGGTGCGCTGGGAGCGATCTTCATATGTCTCGTTATTATATTAA TGCTTTCACTGCTGTTCGTGCTATATAACCGCAAACGCAAGACAACGAAGAAGAAACGTGCCGGTCCGGAAAAGGACGTACGTGAGACTGTTATCAGTTATGACGATGAAGGTGGCGGCGAAGACGATATGACAGCGTTCGACATAACACCACTGCAAATACCCATCGGCGCCGGCGGTAATATGCCACCAGATATTGCCACCTGCAAGATGCCAATAATAT ATCCCGTTATGACACTTCTGCCCGGCCAAGAAGTGAATGTTGGTTTCCTGATGGAGGAACGCAAGAAACGCTTCGATAAGGACCCGAATGCGCCACCGTTCGACGACTTGCGCAACTTCACCTTCGAGGGCAGCGGTAGCATAGCCGAGTCGCTGAGCTCCTTGGCCTCAGGTGCGTACCGGCACACTCCGACCACCGTCGCCACCACCTCATTCATGCACT GCACCGATGATGAGAACCAAGACTACAACTATTTGACGGGCTGGGGGCCGCGATTCAATGCGCTCGCCGCAATGTATGTGCATCACGACCATACGAAGCTGACGCGGGTAGTGGCGACAAACGAAGTGGCTATAACTTCAGCTGCAGCGGCTATAAAGGGGAGTACGACGGCTAATATGCTGGCCGTACCCACGGTGATGGGTATGGGCAACAATTCGGGcatgttaacaaaaacaacagctgcGGTAATTCAAGAAGAAGATGAAGATGAGGAGGACGAGGATGAGGAGGAGGGTAACGTGGCGTTATAA